One window of the Vicinamibacteria bacterium genome contains the following:
- a CDS encoding TonB-dependent receptor, which translates to MSGLGVLVIATIWASTFELSGTVLQEPGIPLSGATLTLVHEASGRVRTARTTDSGRYDFPSLPPGEYSLEVSADGFATSRYAGLRYFADTKPVFNVTLRLRSVQESLTFTGEAPLVNVSQAQVGRSVEDRQLRELPLAGRDYLELVALDGSARDGAEAAPGARLVTDAPLISVNGQATHYTSFELDGLDNTRDQHGVALVDASLEPIEEFRVLSGQFSSEYGHTPVGIVSATTKAGGNDFHGTAFLYVRPGSWDASDPLTGAETALDRQDVGFTFGGPFRRERTHFFTSFAYRNQHEDVVVTAPFDAGRFRGLFELPEDRSRFLGKLSHSFDSSHQLGVTAILSGQSAVEGVGGFDIFENAVDTVNDDVAVRANLVSDLGSALSEFRVAFASERFRASSGPPPLGAALLHPLLGNIGNPTRFEKVDEDHVEIGQTTSFSRKNHGLKVGFRFVRIGSESQLDRLGDGAFVFPPEAGGEPILFWRSETPAGFESSLSRSESHVQIFVQDDWQLTPFVTASLGARFQKETSVPDNDNFAPRLGIHWDATRDGRTSVRAGYGVFYGFVFSIVDSLERLYGVGGMATFATSLASEAERTIPDYYVAGARRSPLAQHFTFGVEREVMPALSLAFEVSHIRGDDLIRPFDENAPAFFDYSEAGSRSALEADATRPDPGLGDRYRLQSTGTSRFWGIRLNATKRFARHYMMQAVYHWSRARDDGDDYRVAESLPLDPARPGLEWGTASNDFPHSLVLNGVWEAPWGIRLSGLFRVRSGSPVDPRVGRDLDGDRKLRERGVESGSLFERNSFRGPWVATLDFSFGKRFDLDETRGIEATFDVFNLANRLNPRQILRTYGAGPLPHPDFLEVVQAAAPRQFQLSIRLLF; encoded by the coding sequence ATGAGCGGGCTTGGCGTCCTCGTGATCGCCACGATCTGGGCATCCACGTTCGAGCTCTCGGGCACGGTGCTCCAGGAACCCGGAATACCCCTTTCCGGCGCGACGCTGACGCTCGTGCACGAGGCGAGCGGGCGGGTACGAACGGCGAGAACGACCGATTCGGGACGCTACGATTTCCCGTCCCTTCCACCGGGCGAATACTCCCTCGAGGTGAGCGCCGATGGCTTTGCGACGTCGAGGTATGCGGGACTTCGGTATTTCGCCGACACGAAACCCGTCTTCAACGTGACTCTGCGATTACGCTCGGTTCAGGAGTCTCTCACCTTCACCGGCGAGGCCCCGCTCGTCAACGTCAGCCAGGCTCAGGTCGGCCGCTCGGTAGAGGATCGACAACTCCGGGAGCTTCCCCTCGCCGGGCGCGACTACCTGGAGCTCGTTGCACTCGATGGCAGCGCTCGAGACGGTGCCGAGGCCGCGCCCGGGGCCAGGCTCGTGACCGACGCTCCGCTCATCTCCGTCAACGGCCAGGCTACCCATTACACGAGCTTCGAGCTCGACGGTCTCGACAACACCCGCGACCAGCACGGAGTCGCCCTCGTCGATGCGAGTCTCGAGCCGATCGAGGAGTTTCGTGTGCTCAGCGGGCAGTTTTCGTCCGAGTACGGTCACACGCCGGTCGGAATCGTGAGCGCCACGACGAAAGCCGGCGGGAACGACTTCCACGGGACCGCCTTCCTCTACGTGAGGCCAGGAAGCTGGGACGCTTCCGATCCACTGACGGGAGCGGAGACCGCGCTCGATCGGCAGGACGTCGGCTTTACCTTCGGCGGGCCGTTCCGTCGAGAGAGAACGCATTTCTTCACGAGCTTCGCTTATCGAAACCAGCACGAGGACGTCGTCGTGACGGCGCCGTTCGACGCCGGACGGTTTCGCGGCCTGTTCGAGCTTCCCGAGGATCGGTCGCGTTTTCTGGGCAAGCTATCGCACTCGTTCGATTCGAGCCACCAGCTTGGCGTCACCGCGATTCTGTCCGGACAGTCCGCCGTGGAAGGTGTGGGAGGATTCGACATTTTCGAGAACGCGGTGGACACCGTCAACGACGACGTGGCCGTTCGGGCGAACCTCGTTTCGGATCTGGGCTCGGCGCTCTCCGAGTTTCGCGTCGCTTTCGCTTCGGAGCGCTTTCGGGCGAGCTCGGGTCCTCCACCCCTTGGAGCGGCCTTGCTCCACCCGCTTCTCGGCAACATCGGCAACCCGACCCGCTTCGAGAAGGTCGATGAGGATCATGTCGAGATCGGCCAAACGACCTCTTTCTCCAGGAAGAACCACGGACTCAAAGTGGGCTTCCGCTTCGTCCGCATCGGCAGCGAGAGTCAGCTCGACCGTTTGGGCGACGGCGCGTTCGTCTTCCCCCCCGAAGCGGGAGGCGAACCCATTCTCTTCTGGAGAAGCGAGACGCCGGCCGGATTCGAGAGCAGTCTTTCCCGAAGCGAGAGCCACGTCCAGATATTCGTTCAGGACGACTGGCAGCTCACACCCTTCGTTACCGCGAGCCTCGGAGCTCGCTTTCAGAAAGAGACCTCGGTTCCCGACAACGACAACTTCGCTCCAAGACTCGGCATCCATTGGGATGCGACCCGCGATGGGAGAACCTCGGTCCGCGCCGGCTACGGCGTCTTCTACGGTTTCGTCTTTTCCATCGTGGACTCTCTCGAGCGCCTGTACGGCGTCGGTGGCATGGCCACGTTCGCGACCTCGCTCGCGAGCGAGGCCGAGCGCACGATCCCGGATTATTACGTCGCCGGCGCGAGGCGCTCGCCCCTCGCGCAACACTTCACTTTCGGCGTCGAGCGAGAAGTGATGCCCGCCCTCTCGCTGGCCTTCGAAGTGAGCCACATCCGCGGAGACGACCTCATCCGCCCCTTCGACGAGAACGCGCCAGCCTTCTTCGATTACAGCGAAGCCGGTTCCCGCAGCGCTCTCGAGGCCGACGCGACCCGCCCGGATCCCGGACTCGGGGATCGTTACCGCCTCCAATCCACGGGGACGAGCCGATTCTGGGGCATACGACTCAATGCCACCAAACGTTTCGCCCGTCACTACATGATGCAAGCCGTCTATCACTGGTCCCGCGCTCGAGACGATGGGGACGACTACCGGGTAGCGGAGTCGCTTCCCCTCGACCCCGCTCGCCCGGGATTGGAATGGGGCACCGCGTCGAACGACTTCCCGCATTCCCTCGTTTTGAACGGTGTTTGGGAAGCGCCCTGGGGGATTCGACTGAGCGGCCTGTTTCGCGTGCGGTCGGGAAGCCCGGTGGACCCCAGAGTCGGACGCGATCTCGACGGGGATCGAAAGCTCAGGGAGCGCGGGGTCGAGAGCGGGAGCCTTTTCGAGCGCAACAGTTTCCGAGGACCTTGGGTGGCCACCTTGGACTTCTCGTTCGGCAAGCGGTTCGATCTCGACGAGACTCGCGGGATCGAGGCGACGTTCGACGTATTCAACCTGGCCAATCGCTTGAACCCCAGGCAAATCCTCCGCACCTACGGGGCGGGACCCCTCCCCCACCCGGACTTCCTCGAGGTCGTTCAGGCGGCTGCCCCCCGGCAGTTCCAGCTTTCCATTCGGCTGCTGTTTTAG